A segment of the Ipomoea triloba cultivar NCNSP0323 chromosome 1, ASM357664v1 genome:
AGCTTTTACCAAACAGGAATAATTGTCTTTAACTTTGGCTACCTTAAGCTTTATGCCTTTATGTGCTATAAACCTGTAAGGCACCAACCATATCTTTGGACTTTTGATCTTCAATGGCTCAGCTTAAACTGTGACTTTGAACTTCCAATGTGTTCTTTGCAATCTAAATTCATATATAACTTGTTGCCTTGTTGGAGTCATATTTGTGCAGACATATTCGCCAAAAGTTCAAAGGAAATATTGACCTAGTCACCTAGGTCCAATACCCATAGAACACCAGCTCATTAGTGCAGTCTCTATACTTTTAGTGCCATTTTGAAACATATCTATGTTTCATTAAGTTTTTTGTCCTCTATATCATTTTTGGCTGTTCTTAAGGGATGTTGTATGAATTCTAGTTGGAACTGCACAGAGCTTTAGAAGCAATGAAACATACACAATATGATTACAGAATCATGTCGTAAAATATTTGGAAGGATGACTACTGTGAGGGCTTTACGAAAGCTTcgtttttgtaaaaaaatggTTGTTGGAAAATCAGATTCTTATCAGTCTCCTTTACTATGttactcttaaaaattaaaagtagagATTTTCAATTGCATGTTATAGTCAACTCCTCTCTCTGCTGAAATGCTTATGGGTTTGTGTTCCTTATTTAATGCAAATAATTTTATCTGGAAATGTTTATCAGCTGATGTGCTTCAGTGGTTAGCGGGAAATTCTTCAAAGAGTCTTGATATAATTGCTCAATATTGGCAATTGATAGCCAGCCCTTCTGATCCTCTCTCTGGCGATTACGGATACTCAAAGGATGACATGCAGAGATTTGGTGCTAATGATGGGTTGAAAGTTTACAGAGCAATAGAAGATGCTGCTAATCGCAACATTGCAATCAGGTAGAAAACTATGTATCTTGATTTAGAAGCAACTTGACTAGCTCTCTAATTTGTGTTTTCTAGCCATCATGTGAACATGTATTGTTACGCATGAAACCTTTGTTTAGTAATCCACACTGTCAATTGTTCAGTGTCCTCCTAGCTAAGAAACTTTACATGTAGTTAGCGATGTGATAATACCTGTTTCTAGCTGAAAGCTTCTCATGTGCCATTAAAAACAAAGCTTGAAATTTAATGCAgaatttgataatatatgattttttggtATTTGTTTTAGCTCAGATTTTTACAGCACTCGGGGGTATTTCCTGATTACACTAAAGAACCATCTGCCCTTGCTTCGGGAAGGCCAAATGTAAAGAATGTCACCTTGCTGCTTAGTGATTGGTGGGAGTCTGGCATAGTCCATGCTAAAGTTTGGATATCAGACAGCCGAGATGTTTATATTGGATCCACAAACAATGACTGGAAATCTCTCACTCAGGTTTTATTACTAGTTTTCTGATCTTGCTAGGTATACTTTTGCTAAGTGTAGCTCATCCAATGAGAGCAACTAATGAACTAAggattattaatttaaataatatatttgactTCTTGCAGAATGGAGTGTGATGTCTAAGAGGttttcttataatattttgttttcttttaagaAAACCCCACCAAAAAAGGAGAAAACTTTCATCATCTTCCACTGCTTAAGACCCATCTCTAAAGAATTCAAGCTATTGAATACACATTTCCTATGATGTAATATAACGAATTTTTCTTGGAAAAGGAAACACttgatatttttctctttttggcTCGATGGTTTGTGGttaaatcaatttaattcatgATTCGTTTAGGTAAAGGAACTAGGCGTGTATCTTGTTGGTTGTTCAAAAATAGCAAAGaaggttgaggtctactataACAACCTGTGGAAACTTGCTCATCTCAATGCTTCGGCTTATACCAAATTCATTTGGGATCAGCAGTGGCAGATTAATCGTCTGGTTCCTTGTTGGTCACACTTTCTACATCCTAAGGAAAGATGCAAGTATGCTAACCAGAAATGTTAAACTCATAAATCTTCTTTCTTGTTGTTGGTGGAGtcgtggaaaaaaaaaaaaaaggaaccaaaaaaaaaaaactggttCTACAAGTGTGCTGCATCATTCTCCATAATCTTCATGATGTCCAAAGGGACAAGGAATTGATTACATATCCTAATTTTTTCTGATATTCTTCAATTTGGTTTTCATGTGCATTTTTAAACATAcatttttccttgattttttATCAAGCAAATTAAGCTGCCAGAAAACTCTGTTTTGCTTCAGGCCTAGGAATTAAGGTGTTATTAACAGTTGATTGTGTTATGACAGTTCACCTCTTCCTAAATATGTGGATATTGCTCATGTATCTGGCTATCCAGAGCTCTCGGACCCTTATATGTTTCACATACCGATTGAGACACCTGGATGTAATTCTTCAGTTTTGCAACCTGAGCACAGCTATCTTTCCTTTGCTCCACCAGAGGTTAGTTTTAGTGGCTAGTTATGTCATGAGCACAGCTATCTTTCCTTTATCgttgtaatattttaatcttaGCATCAAATGCTCATTATTGTTATGCTCATTGATTTTGAAGTAAACGTTCATCATACTTGTGAATAATGTTGATCGAGGCCCATATAACTATGTGATCTGGTGTTCATGCATCATTGTATACCAATTGGGGTGATAGTATTATAGTAATACCTTATACCTCTAATCTTCTGGAACATTTCTGTTCCTAAATCTCCTTTATTCATCATCCATGCACTCACTAAAGGAGCACTTTACTTTCATTCGAGGGCATTGGTTATTTTTTATTGCATTTGTACTAAACTTGATGGACTAAATGCAGACCAGAACTGCTGACTCTTATTGCAATCTTGTTGGAATTTTAGGTTCTTAAATTAGTTATGCTAATAGCTAATGCCTTGAGGCATTATGCCCATTGTAAAGTTCTGTATTTGCCATAGTAATTTTATACTATGTTTTATATGTAATGGAGTCATCAGTCATATTTGCTGTAAAACCATCATTATCAAGGTTGCAGAAGGTGCTAGGCGCTAATCGGGGCAGCCGGGGGATGACTAGCGcttaggcgccgcctagacaaccaagtaaaataatactccgtaataataataaagtatagccgctctaaaccctaaaaaaaataaagttaggcACCGACTTGGTCAAGTCGGGAGCCTAATCGGCCGGTTGAGTAAAAGGCTTCTAGGGGTGAAATCCCCTCGGCCTATGGACGCCTAGCGCCTAGTCAGTCCCATAGCAGCCACCTAAGCTGATTTTTACAATACTGATCATTATGAAACTCATAGATTTAACACTTTTTGGCCTTTAACTTCTTACGGGTTGCTCACTTGCTCTTATGTTTCTTCATGGCAGCTCTTGTTTGACAAATACCAGACAGATGAACAGGCTTGGGTGGATACAATAAAATCTGTAGGTAATGGTGCAACTGTTAGAATTAGTACCATGGACTGGCTTGGTCAGTCTGGTTACACGAAACAACCAGTGTACTGGCCTTCCCTTTCAACCGCTATTTCAGAGGTAATTTATGATTTCTTTGCTTAATTGtcatatttacaaattacaatacaTTGATTTGGAGGTTCTGTTATCAATCAAGTTTCCATATCCTATGGCTTTTATTACGATGAGATTTGAAATTTAGCCTTTCTGAAGTGCAGGTTGTTTTCTCCAAGCATGCAAAGGTTAAATTACTGGTTGCATACTGGGCGCATAACATCAACAACACGGATCAGTATCTCAAGTCCTTGCTTTACTCGAACGCCCTATGTTCTTCCTCGGAGGAAAACAACTGTACGGGTAAAGTTGAGATCAAATATTACATGGTTCCCGGATTCAACCTCACTGGACCTGCAATCAGCAATGGCACTGTCACCGGCAACAAGTACCCTGGCTACACCCGAGTAAATCATGGCAAATACGCAGTTAGTGATGTACGTGCCCACATAGGAACGAGTAACCTACTATGGGATTACTTCTATGCGGATTCAGGCGTCAGCTTTGGGACGTACAATACCGCCATTGTTTCACAGCTCCAGGAGATCTTTGATGCTGATTGGAATTCGTCATATGCAGTGCCAGTTCAGCCACTGCAGGATGGTCATTCATATTCAAGCATATAGCGAAGGAAATTCACTGGTTTGGCAGTCTTTATCTATGTCTAActcttttacttttgtttattcAATTGAATTAAATTGAGAGTTGCATCAAATAAAAAGGGTTGGCTTGAATTTGGACATAGAAGAGTTTTAACTTGAGCCAAAAAGCCTTGATTGCGATGAAGCAATTTTACTCATGCCAAGTAGTTTTGAACATGAACATGAACATGAGTTGCTTGAGAAAGATTGCATGAGAAATGTTTCCTCTACTTGTATCATCTCCCTTCATATGTCCCAGTGTCAAATTACATGTTTTTACATACTGTGCTATACTGTTTGGAATTTCGTTTATCATCAAATTATTGGAATTGCAGAAGTTGATAATTATCAGAAAtccttaaaattattaaattattgatGTTGCTTTGGCATAAGAAAGAGCCTTCTGTTGAATTTTGATTTCATGGGACTAAATGAGTAAATTTCATAACAAACTATCTTGAGTGCAACAAACTTTGACTTAGATGCCTTAACATGAACTCTCTCAAAGCTCAGACTTGAACATTTTTGTCATAAATTATCTTGAACgcgatgaaaattttaaatgatattttatgtgaagaatgttggaaaaaaaaaaaaggagaggtTTTGAATTGAAACGCTCTTACTCTTATTGTCAAATCGACATATTTGTAATTTATCATAATTTTCTCCGCATTGCAATTCTAATTTACtcaaaatataacataatataataacatattataattataaaaatacaattttaactttatttaaaaaataataattgagcTCCACGGGCCACAAGACTAATTGTGTTAAATTTGCCTAAATtgtaaaatttcaaatttgtaattctTGTAATACACTTAAGGAGCATTTTGTTCAAGGAATTGTATATTACTCTAGGTTATGTTAAATTACCTTGACATATTCTTGAGAAATTGTACACTTTGTTTTGTTGAGATTTCagtaatatattattgaaatgtttggttGGAGAATTTGGGGTTTATATTGCAAAGGTTGGGAAATGGTGTACCAAACACAAAGGTAGGAAGTTCAAGGGCGGAAGGCGCAAAGATAAGAAGTGGgaaaaattgaaagaataaCAAAGTTttggtggggggtggggggtggggggcaGGTGCAAAGATATGAAAGGGGCAAGAATAACAAAGTTCGGGGGTGCTGGATGGAAAACTTGGAGGGCAGAGTCCAGCACTGTTATCGAAACGTGGCACTGATTGCTATATAAGtaaaaggaaataaagttatacTTTTGctattagctataacttttggcgtagtgataaATGCTTGATACTAACAATTGGTATTAGAGCAAGTTACGAGCTCGAATCGCATTAGAAATATGTTGTCCAATTGAGGTTGGGAGGGAGATTGTTGGATGGAGGCCTAGAGGGTTGAGTCTAGTATCCTGCCACCGAAATATGGCGCTAACTGCTatgtaaatataagaaaataaagttgtgacTTCGCTACTAGTTATAGATTTTCACGTAGTGATAAGCGCTTGATCTTGATTGAAGGACATATGGTGCAAAGATTGGAAAGGGGGTAGCCGGGTAGGGTGACTAGGCACCCCACCCTGCCACCCACTTAGTCACCCAACTTCATTGTGTTGCAATGAGTTGGTTAGTGAACTATGATCTCCAAGCAATGGCATCGCTACCCGCCCTTGGCTAGCCATTCGGCATGGGGTGGCACACTACTAGGTGCCCCTAATGCTCTATTTCAACTTCCTTAGAGCATATGTCTTGGATTTCCTACACCTATAAATAGAAAGGTTGTCCTTACTCAAACAGTCAAACATCATAATCCAAATAGACTCTTCTCTTACTTCCTTTGATCTTCTCTCCTCTCGAGGTCGAGCATGGAGCAAGCGTTGGGCACCAGAGGTTGGCTCGATTGCCTTGACTCATCTACTTGGGTTGGTTTGCCCTAAACTCGTTTCCAATATATGCATCAATGAGTATTTTCCTTGTtggaatagaaaattaaaattatcaagttaactatcaatttaaaaatcaaaatctaTATATGACAATATTACTAGTAATATCAATCTTAACTCGAAATCGATGGGCTGGCCCGATAGTACCAAAATTTTTTTGGGTTAGGGCCAAAATATTGTAGTCTGATGAAAAATCAACTCGATAAATCCGATGGTCCAAACAAGCTAGCCCGAAATTTAGTGTGCTAGCCTATAGCCAGAGCCACTTGACTACTCTTTATTATAGAAGTGATGTGGAAAAAAATATACATGAAGTTTATATGTAAATTTATCTTACGGAGTATTTTTCTAttcaatttgtaaataaaattttaataattacaaaataaaatatttgtatgaAAGTAAATAATGAAAACTAAAAAACTTGCTATAAAAAactagtggcaccaagttgcactcctatatgggaggttgtgtgttcgagtctcagtggatgcggtattgactctttgtgcttcagtaggttgagaaagtagttatgaacagatactacattataacaaagtcagtagtactcaaaaaaaattatttttaggttGCATTTAGAAATCAAGGtttaaattgatttaataaTGTATAAGtgtatatttattagtgtaaatgtgttagtttatttaaattaaaaaaatgtttagtatgtgtttaaataaaatgtttagtatgttaatttgaaaatgtcaaaaattttGGTTGACCTGCTTGACAGCTCGAGGTTTTAAGATCAGGGCCAATAATTATGAACCCGactaaaaaaaatcgactaGTCTGAAACCATAAGGCTAAATCAAAATATTACAACAATtataggaattgaaatttttgaaagGACTTTGCTACACTTCTCTACATTTAACACTTACACATATTCACTCTCTAATGTGAcatcttataataaattaaaatttaaaataaataaataaatagaaacaaCTAACCactcaaaaataattatataaaaaatagttatgaattATGTGATTTTTGTTTTGTAGGGGTGAAACATTTCGGGGTCATTTACTTCATTTATCTGTTTTCCCTTTTTCAGTTtttatttctccattttttcaattttccatctccatttctccagttttccatttcttcaatttcctgatttcatttacaaatttcataataccaacacaagtaataataataataataataataataataataataataataataataataatatcattttacaaatttaatttgtaaataaaaaattcaattacactaatactaattaaatgTACAAAATGTAACAAAACTCGATAAGAACATATTACTCTgtactaaataaattacaactatttcaattattttaatacataatttgagtacataataataaaaattaatataataataagtaataataataataattaaagtaaaaaaggtaaacataataataataaataataatagtaattaaggtttaaaaaaaggtaaacataaacataataacaataacaataacaataacaataacaataacaataacaataataatgttcCCTTTTTGCGCAGGAGAAGGggaaagaacaaaagaaaagggGGAGGGGTTTGCACTGCGCTCAGCCGAATTCGAAGCTCAGACCTCGCGGAAGGAGTACACTGTTCACCTGACTCATTCCATTCTTCTATTTGGAAAGAGCTAATTTTCATCTCTCCATTTTTGTATAAGATTTAAAAGAATGGAGTGGAGaatgaatttgaaaaaatgaatttagtaaacaatttctctaatttttctttttccacctttctatttttcaaattttttaaaaaaatcctcaatttttttaagttactaaatcaccaatttttttatattttaaattacttgTTAACACTTAACATTATCTATAAGCATTCCCTTTCGGAGTTCCCACCTTTTTGTCTTACTAAAAGAAAAAACGCATAACGTGACCAAACCGTCGTCGGAAACGCGCTTTCTCTCCTCCGGTCCTCCCTTCTTGAATTGAAGTGAAGTCAACAAGTCAACGGTGGAAAAGAGgcttaaaagtttttttttttttttttttaacctggCTTCTTCTTCGCGTTTTCTTGCTTCGGCTTTCTCTCCTCCCTTCTTTCATCTCAGCTTTCCTTCTTGATTCAGGTAGGAGTTTGCAGCCCttatctcttcttcttcttcttcgttctTCGCCACAGCTCTTTCTCGTTACTCTCGATTTTTTTGTTTACTTCGCATACTGACAAGCTTTTCTCTCAGTTTCGGACTCTGAAGTGAtcacactttaaaaaaaaaaaaactgaaaacaaTAAAATCATGCAACACATCGAAATGTGTAGATAATATgtcaactttaaaaatcaagAGGGAGAGGATGAAGAAGCTTATAAGGATGATATGTTTCTTTTCTACATATTTTTCTGATGAAATAAACTGAAATTCCATCTCAGGAAGATAACTTAATGAATgttctaattgattttttctaGCACTACAACGGAGCATATGTCGATAATATCTCCAAATTGGAGATCCATACGCCCTATTACTTCTTGGCAGAAGGGTGTACTTTTGGGACGTGGATCATTTGGATCGGTTTATGAAGGCATTAGAGAGTAAGTGTTAGTTATGCtaccatttttttcttttttcttttttttttaatgaatgttctaattcttttttttggtttaatccTTCAATATGCTGTTTGCAGTGATGGCTTCTTTTTTGCCGTGAAGGAAATGTCCTTGCAGGATCAAGGTGATGATACAAGGCAACATATTAACCTACTCGAACAGGTTAGTAGTTATTTAATTGCACCAAACTGTCGGCCAATAATTCTTCAATCTCAATATTCTCCTACTTGCTCTTTTTCCCTTCTTGATTTATTTAtattccactttttttttttaatcaggaAATAACTCTCTTAAGTCAGTTTGAGCATGAGAACATAGTACCGTATTATGGTACAGACAAGGTAAACACCTCTTTTGCTTTCTTGCTGTTACTTTTGTTGGCATCTCTATGCAAATATAGGTATCTTCAATCATTTCTCTTTACATAAATAAGCCTTGGCTGTAAATTTTTGCATTGTTGCAATGTTGAATTCCTCAAAGTAAAGCAAAATTTCTATTAAATTTACCATGAGCATTTAGAtgttggccctgtttggtaaataatcagcctatcagccaattttgacttatttgactactattagttgtttggttaataagctttttgtaactctaaaatgctaaaattcaaaaggctactcaaagcagcattttcaattagctttttgagaaaagaaattataccaaacagttattcgctaacaactaatttatcaaacaactttctacaatcagttaatgtcatcaacaaatcataccttctaacccaaacagccaacccaatcagctaacagccatttaccaaataggactGTTGGGAATAAAATATAGGTTTCTGGTAGTTCGTATGGGTGCTCTGCCGCCTCTGCTCTTAAATTTCTGAGTGGTTTTTCATCAgctaattaattcatttttttttgcaggatgattcaaaactatatatattccttgagcTGGTATCTCATGGGTCCCTTCGGAGTCTATATCAGAGGTATCATCTTCAAGACTCCCAAGTCTCTGCTTATACAAGGCAGATTTTGCATGGGTTGAAGTATTTGCATGACCGAAATGTAGCCCACAGGTGACTAAATCAATGTTTAAATGTTTCTCTTGCATGAATCGTTGTTCTATTGTTTAATGCGTGGAATCAAGAGAATGGGAAAGGAATGTTATGAAAATTGGAAGCAAGAATTTGCAGATTGAATTACCAATTGCTTGCATTGATCTTCATTTGTTATGTAATTCATTGGAATAAGTCTGTATAGGTTTCTGAATTGAAGTCTACCTTATTTTGTATTCCTAGAGATATTAAATGCGCAAACATATTGGTGGATGTTTCTGGCTCAGTCAAACTTGCAGATTTTGGCATTGCTAAGGTTGGAGTCATATTATTTTCCTTTCAGATTATAATAcccttcttttcttttataaCACCAGATGCCTTCTTTCAGTTCTGTTTTGGATAATGTGAAGTCTAATATTGGGATTAATAAGTTGTGCAGGTTATCAAATCGAACAATGCGCTGTCCATCACGGCATTCACGGGCACTGCCATGTGGATGGCTCCTGAGGTTAGCCATGATTCTTTTACTGCATCCACTGAGTAATGAATGCTATACGGCTTCGTATACACATTTATGTAGGAAAATCTTATATTGGTGAAAGTCAATTTCGGGTTGCTCATTGCATAACTTAAAACCAGATTTCTATGGTGATATTGGTAAAATGAGTATAATTTCCTTGccccaaaagattgaatcctaGAAGTCCCCACACCCCAGCCCGACAGAATAGCTAGGAGGATATAAATTACGGTAACCTAATGGTTCAATAGACAGGGTCAAATGCCGGTGAGCACAAGGGATCTGTCCACTTTGGACATAATCCACATGCTACTATTGTCGAGTTTCGAACCTTTGTCTCTTGCCTCAAGATTAGGGATGTCAATGTGTCCCGTCCACGTCAGGGATGGGGAAAACTTTCGGAGATAGGGGACGGGCATGGGAATTTTTCaattccccgccggggacggggatacacctccccgccccgccccatcccgtcccgtccccgaataatatatatatatatatatatatatatatatatatatatatatatatataatttttttaaaattaaaataatagtttttaaaattaaaattacactaatttaagatATTGACTAAGAATTGACCGGTGACGGGAAATCCCTATCCTGCCAAATTTTCCGCGGGGACGAAGATGGGGACTATTTTCTATTTCTCGCCTGGGACGGGGATGGGAACTATTTTCCATTGCCCGCCGGGAACGGGGACGGAGAGTATACCCTCGGTCCCGCCCCGCTCCGTTGCTATCCTTACAAGAATACTGCCTATTGAACCAGCGAGCGAAGCCCGTGCAAGCAAATGAGTATGATTTCCTGATTACATTAAGCTGTGGCTTCAGGTGGTTAGAAGGAACTGTAGCTATTGGCTTGCCGCAGACATATGGAGCCTTGGCTGCACTGTCTTGGAGATGCTTACGCGACAGACCCCCTATTGCCATCTAGAGACTGTATGTGATCATATTTACTTTCATTTTATGCTACCCAAACTGAGCCTAATTCAACTTGATGAATTGCAGATTCAGGCTCTTTTTAAGATTGGGAAGGGCGAGCCACCTAATGTGCCTAGCACGCTTTCGAGCAATGCACAAGATTTTATACACAAGTGTCTTCAAGTCGACCCAAATGCTCGTCCAACTGCTTCTCAGTTACTAGAGCACCCATTTGTGAATCATCAATTCCCATTGCCTCACTAGCTAAGCTAGGCATGTGGATTTCAACTGCactgtgaattgaaatggtaTGTGTTTCTCTGCATGCTTATGGAGCTGGTGGAGGGTCCTCATTTGTACTTTGGGCTACATCAATCTCACACCATCGTTTTACTAAAGTTACCTCTGCAATATTTTCGATTATGCACTGCCCCCTTTATTATTACTGCTAATCTTGTCATTGTTGTGattgacaaattatactatggacctgtgattgacaaattatattatggatgaACGTCTACCTTGCATTTGTAGATCCtggtctaaaaataacattcagattctgtatttgcagttgacacattttgtacctagtAAACCGTTTTTGCACCTGCAAGCAAATTGAAATTGGGTTAGAAGCTAAAATGTGGCCGGTGCAAattcaccattaggtatgcaaaaatcATCACATGGTattcaaatgcaccacaaaGAAATGTACCAATGCAAAAAAACACTCAAAAAATGTACCACAATacaccacacctaatggtgcatttttgaaCACTTCTGTGGTGCAtacgtacctaatggtgcattttgaacactttgtggtgcatttatacgTACCTAATGGTGAGTGATCGCACGGCCGTACGGGAAGCACTGTTCGCACgggaacatgaccctatatatatatatatatatatatatatatatatatatatatatatatatatatatatatatatatatatatatatatatatatatatata
Coding sequences within it:
- the LOC116015035 gene encoding phospholipase D Z-like encodes the protein MKMKMKISALFLTLFVLLCAIAVTVHSHSHSSSETNFKKKQKGEQCKAWLVQSIPTDMPLLPRVAGVLSSADVLQWLAGNSSKSLDIIAQYWQLIASPSDPLSGDYGYSKDDMQRFGANDGLKVYRAIEDAANRNIAIRFLQHSGVFPDYTKEPSALASGRPNVKNVTLLLSDWWESGIVHAKVWISDSRDVYIGSTNNDWKSLTQVKELGVYLVGCSKIAKKVEVYYNNLWKLAHLNASAYTKFIWDQQWQINRLVPCWSHFLHPKERCNSPLPKYVDIAHVSGYPELSDPYMFHIPIETPGCNSSVLQPEHSYLSFAPPELLFDKYQTDEQAWVDTIKSVGNGATVRISTMDWLGQSGYTKQPVYWPSLSTAISEVVFSKHAKVKLLVAYWAHNINNTDQYLKSLLYSNALCSSSEENNCTGKVEIKYYMVPGFNLTGPAISNGTVTGNKYPGYTRVNHGKYAVSDVRAHIGTSNLLWDYFYADSGVSFGTYNTAIVSQLQEIFDADWNSSYAVPVQPLQDGHSYSSI
- the LOC116018871 gene encoding mitogen-activated protein kinase kinase kinase 1-like; amino-acid sequence: MSIISPNWRSIRPITSWQKGVLLGRGSFGSVYEGIRDDGFFFAVKEMSLQDQGDDTRQHINLLEQEITLLSQFEHENIVPYYGTDKDDSKLYIFLELVSHGSLRSLYQRYHLQDSQVSAYTRQILHGLKYLHDRNVAHRDIKCANILVDVSGSVKLADFGIAKVIKSNNALSITAFTGTAMWMAPEVVRRNCSYWLAADIWSLGCTVLEMLTRQTPYCHLETIQALFKIGKGEPPNVPSTLSSNAQDFIHKCLQVDPNARPTASQLLEHPFVNHQFPLPH